The following are encoded together in the Humulus lupulus chromosome 5, drHumLupu1.1, whole genome shotgun sequence genome:
- the LOC133834671 gene encoding beta-carotene hydroxylase 2, chloroplastic-like translates to MAAGLSTALTPKPFRFIQSSYLPPQHTSSAFFPLNLCPQRTILRTRPRLCVTVCVIMGDKKQSTQMEIPAEEIPDSNADSPSTQISPRLVEKRARKKSERLTYLVAAVMSTFGITSMAVLAVYYRFYWQMEGGEIPLTEMFGTFALSVGAAVGMEFWARWAHRALWHASLWSMHESHHRPREGPFELNDVFAIVNAVPAIALLSYGFFHKGLVPGLCFGAGLGITVFGMAYMFVHDGLVHRRFPVGPIANVPYFRKVAAAHKLHHSDKFDGVPYGLFLGPKELEQVGGLEELEKEIIRTAKSSRIHD, encoded by the exons ATGGCGGCGGGGCTCTCGACCGCCTTAACCCCTAAACCTTTCCGTTTCATCCAATCCTCCTATCTCCCCCCCCAACACACTTCCTCGGCCTTCTTTCCCCTAAATCTATGCCCCCAGAGAACGATTCTCCGAACCCGCCCCAGATTATGTGTTACAGTTTGCGTGATTATGGGGGATAAGAAACAGAGTACCCAGATGGAGATTCCAGCGGAGGAAATCCCTGATAGTAATGCCGACTCTCCGAGTACCCAGATCTCCCCACGCCTGGTGGAGAAACGTGCCCGGAAGAAATCGGAGAGGCTTACGTATCTCGTTGCGGCTGTTATGTCTACCTTTGGAATCACCTCCATGGCTGTTCTGGCTGTTTACTATAGGTTTTACTGGCAAATGGAG GGTGGAGAGATTCCTTTGACTGAAATGTTCGGTACATTTGCTCTATCCGTGGGTGCTGCG GTGGGTATGGAGTTTTGGGCAAGATGGGCTCACAGGGCTCTTTGGCACGCTTCCTTATGGAGCATGCACGAG tCTCACCACCGACCTAGAGAAGGACCATTCGAGCTCAACGATGTGTTTGCCATAGTCAATGCAGTCCCAGCCATAGCTCTCCTCTCCTATGGTTTCTTCCACAAAGGTTTAGTTCCAGGATTATGCTTCGGCGCA GGTCTTGGAATTACGGTGTTTGGGATGGCCTACATGTTCGTCCACGATGGTTTGGTCCACAGAAGATTCCCGGTGGGTCCCATTGCCAACGTTCCATATTTCCGAAAAGTGGCTGCCGCTCACAAG CTCCACCACTCAGACAAATTCGACGGTGTGCCTTACGGGTTATTTTTAGGACCAAAg GAACTTGAACAAGTTGGAGGCCTCGAAGAGCTAGAAAAGGAGATCATTAGGACAGCCAAATCATCAAGAATTCATGACTGA